One part of the Lachnospiraceae bacterium JLR.KK002 genome encodes these proteins:
- a CDS encoding FliG C-terminal domain-containing protein — protein MNDLKKNVNLPLLYEVRKDVFVKLRNAECGERCFSLMHHMDLLTRIARKEGLLALEGAVKEIPSEIGFYQDIQSAVFYICDGIQGEDVIEILSARYWIKNLRGEDALLYFMIILSIIRIQDCTPPHLLESLLMSCLPDGVAEKYTEYKKQYQAERQEETPLEHLLNSEPDIGEGGILVVKRLLEEKIELAGVRALKGVICEAKDNCLEISLKGLSVHARKRLFSVISDYKAEEYANNCYYMGPVRQIDIMASMSELIALFENRGFL, from the coding sequence ATGAATGATTTAAAAAAGAACGTAAATTTACCGTTACTGTACGAAGTAAGAAAAGATGTATTTGTAAAATTAAGAAATGCGGAATGCGGAGAGCGTTGCTTCTCCCTGATGCATCATATGGATCTGCTGACGCGAATCGCAAGAAAAGAAGGTCTGCTGGCATTGGAAGGCGCAGTGAAAGAAATTCCTTCAGAGATTGGATTTTATCAGGATATACAGTCCGCAGTTTTTTATATTTGCGACGGAATACAAGGAGAAGACGTCATAGAAATCCTTTCTGCGCGTTATTGGATAAAAAATTTACGGGGGGAAGATGCGTTGCTGTATTTTATGATAATTTTATCCATCATAAGAATTCAGGACTGCACACCTCCTCATCTGCTGGAAAGTCTGCTTATGTCATGTCTTCCCGACGGCGTTGCTGAAAAATATACAGAGTATAAAAAACAGTATCAGGCGGAGAGACAGGAGGAGACGCCTTTGGAACACTTACTGAATAGCGAGCCTGATATTGGAGAGGGGGGAATTTTAGTTGTAAAAAGATTATTGGAAGAGAAGATTGAACTTGCTGGTGTTCGGGCTTTAAAAGGCGTGATTTGCGAGGCCAAGGATAATTGTTTGGAAATTTCCCTGAAAGGGCTGTCTGTTCATGCCAGAAAGAGACTTTTTTCCGTCATTTCGGATTATAAAGCAGAAGAATATGCAAATAATTGCTATTACATGGGGCCTGTCCGGCAGATAGACATTATGGCGTCTATGTCCGAGCTGATTGCCCTGTTTGAAAATAGGGGGTTTTTATGA
- a CDS encoding MBL fold metallo-hydrolase, which translates to MEQKRNRITIYRGSHQIGGCATEIRTDHHRVIIDFGANLPNSKDESAMGDETLARTIFNGEPCDGVLFTHYHGDHIGLYKKIPQDIPLYIGSTAKKLLKILTEKLDFIPKEEAKGLPRIESIKSYFPGQKLEAFGDIHVTPFIVDHSALDSYMFFIETGGKKILFTGDFREHGIIGENNTLEKMVRTYIGEIDILITEGTMLSRVDETKQNAILTESELGKCARELFQANKESVILVSSTNLDSIMEFYHALPWGMDFVCDAYQAKLILAAMADKGKYYKKYRPEMIHGKPRRLYIVGNDMEGLGAEENCYKADFSILRRKGFTMLARESNPRFQKIMEHFSDPLIIYSKWTGYLEGKYADPKVKEFIGNHRMEKLHTSGHAYVETIEKLIRLTNPKVIIPMHTECAETFGTMPEFVAYRDRVKALQDGESYCF; encoded by the coding sequence ATGGAGCAGAAGAGGAACCGGATTACGATATACCGCGGAAGTCATCAGATTGGCGGCTGCGCAACGGAAATCCGCACGGATCACCACCGCGTTATAATTGATTTTGGAGCAAATCTTCCAAACAGCAAAGATGAAAGCGCCATGGGGGATGAGACGCTTGCCCGGACTATTTTTAACGGCGAGCCTTGCGACGGCGTATTGTTTACGCATTATCACGGAGATCATATCGGACTGTATAAAAAAATCCCGCAGGATATTCCGCTCTATATTGGATCTACAGCTAAGAAGCTTTTGAAGATACTCACGGAAAAACTGGATTTCATTCCGAAAGAAGAAGCGAAAGGACTGCCGCGTATCGAAAGCATAAAGAGCTATTTTCCCGGGCAGAAGCTGGAAGCGTTCGGCGATATTCATGTAACGCCTTTTATCGTTGACCATTCCGCATTGGACTCCTATATGTTTTTCATTGAAACCGGCGGAAAGAAAATCTTATTTACGGGAGATTTCCGCGAACATGGCATTATCGGAGAGAACAATACGCTTGAAAAGATGGTGCGGACATACATAGGCGAAATAGATATTTTGATTACCGAGGGAACGATGCTCTCACGTGTTGATGAAACAAAACAAAACGCAATCCTTACGGAATCGGAGTTGGGAAAGTGTGCGCGGGAGCTGTTTCAGGCAAATAAGGAATCCGTGATTTTAGTGTCCTCAACCAATCTGGACAGTATTATGGAATTTTACCACGCCCTTCCCTGGGGAATGGATTTTGTCTGTGATGCGTACCAGGCGAAGCTGATATTGGCGGCGATGGCGGACAAAGGGAAATATTATAAGAAATACAGGCCGGAGATGATTCATGGAAAGCCGAGAAGGCTGTACATTGTCGGCAATGATATGGAAGGGCTTGGGGCAGAGGAGAACTGTTACAAGGCGGATTTTTCCATTCTGCGCAGAAAAGGATTTACGATGCTTGCAAGGGAGAGCAATCCAAGGTTTCAGAAAATTATGGAACATTTTTCTGATCCGCTTATTATTTATTCCAAGTGGACAGGATACCTGGAAGGAAAATATGCCGATCCAAAGGTGAAAGAATTTATCGGAAACCATCGGATGGAAAAGCTGCACACCAGCGGACACGCTTATGTGGAAACAATAGAAAAACTGATACGCCTGACGAATCCAAAGGTTATCATTCCCATGCATACGGAATGTGCGGAAACTTTTGGAACAATGCCGGAATTTGTAGCGTATCGTGACAGGGTGAAAGCGCTTCAGGACGGGGAATCCTATTGCTTCTGA
- a CDS encoding MobA/MobL family protein codes for MRRNSFIEMAKLHNLSGRITYISSHAKQEYLYEVYATEPDRAFWRELAKCNQEEFEKSGTNGKCIEASELMIALPESFISYDHEYLLKKMVDEFKELYGVECFAALHHNKQKTNLHIHMIFAERKRLEQPEEKTASRNMFYDEQGKHVRTKKEILDGDGNIRKGCKIIKKGEVYERKIFTIKGSRFKQESFLDEAKVLYTDLINQMVIDDKDRLSIFDKNGPYLATKKVGKNNPKAEAIKADNEIRMEWNRAVDRAIVSDVSEIEVVELKKTEIMDRVKESVEQNGSKPELFGEIVREAIELLEKLIAKVMRKVMDFVEKGIGKVTDAQKETPKEMEIHIHTKDEPVVQPERKKIPFPVNPQRKVKADVRNETEQPQNTATAKKSVIEQIKPEQKSAPVGTKRLETERQPQPKPSILASKYPRLKEIDRKLKDQNKAIFEREKKRDKLKRELSEFTGIFKGGRRKELQQEIDSIDNQISDMKKRLSSIVKEYKFDSMQAFYKEFEAAKKENLEYQAACAEYEKIYGEKMADSMSIRDRLRQKEQIVKEREANRGHQARQNEKDARQTRMGR; via the coding sequence ATGAGGAGAAATTCATTTATAGAAATGGCAAAGCTACATAACTTATCGGGGCGCATCACTTATATTTCCAGCCATGCCAAACAGGAATATTTGTATGAAGTCTATGCCACGGAGCCGGACAGGGCGTTCTGGCGGGAACTTGCCAAATGTAATCAGGAAGAATTTGAAAAAAGTGGGACGAATGGGAAATGTATAGAGGCGAGCGAACTGATGATCGCTCTGCCGGAAAGTTTTATCAGCTATGACCATGAGTATCTACTGAAAAAGATGGTTGACGAATTTAAGGAACTGTATGGTGTGGAATGCTTTGCCGCGCTCCACCACAATAAACAGAAAACAAACCTGCATATCCATATGATATTTGCGGAGAGAAAGCGGCTGGAACAGCCGGAGGAAAAAACTGCCAGCCGGAATATGTTTTATGACGAGCAGGGAAAACATGTCAGGACGAAGAAAGAGATTCTTGACGGGGACGGAAATATCCGTAAAGGTTGTAAAATCATCAAAAAAGGCGAAGTATACGAGCGTAAGATTTTTACCATAAAGGGCAGCCGTTTTAAGCAGGAATCCTTTCTGGACGAAGCAAAAGTACTTTATACGGATTTAATCAACCAGATGGTGATTGACGATAAGGATCGGCTCAGCATATTTGACAAAAACGGTCCGTACCTTGCGACAAAGAAAGTCGGCAAAAATAACCCGAAAGCGGAGGCGATAAAAGCAGACAATGAAATCCGCATGGAATGGAACAGGGCTGTTGACCGTGCAATTGTGAGCGACGTATCGGAGATTGAGGTTGTGGAACTGAAAAAGACGGAAATCATGGACAGGGTAAAGGAATCCGTGGAGCAGAACGGAAGTAAGCCGGAGCTGTTCGGGGAAATTGTCAGGGAGGCTATTGAGCTGTTAGAGAAGCTGATTGCAAAAGTTATGCGGAAGGTAATGGATTTTGTGGAAAAAGGTATCGGCAAAGTTACCGATGCCCAAAAGGAAACACCGAAAGAAATGGAAATTCATATCCATACAAAAGATGAGCCGGTGGTTCAGCCGGAAAGGAAGAAGATACCGTTTCCTGTTAATCCACAGCGTAAAGTTAAAGCAGATGTACGAAATGAAACAGAACAGCCACAAAATACTGCGACAGCAAAAAAATCCGTCATTGAGCAGATTAAACCAGAACAAAAATCTGCTCCTGTCGGAACAAAGCGGCTGGAAACAGAAAGACAGCCACAGCCCAAGCCTTCCATACTTGCAAGTAAATATCCCCGTCTGAAAGAGATTGACCGTAAGCTTAAAGACCAGAATAAGGCAATTTTTGAGCGTGAGAAAAAGCGGGATAAACTGAAAAGGGAATTATCCGAATTCACAGGTATTTTTAAGGGCGGCAGACGGAAGGAATTACAACAGGAGATTGACAGTATCGACAACCAGATTTCCGATATGAAAAAGAGGCTTTCTTCTATTGTGAAGGAATATAAATTTGACTCTATGCAGGCATTCTATAAAGAATTTGAAGCCGCAAAGAAAGAGAATCTTGAGTATCAGGCGGCTTGTGCGGAGTATGAGAAAATCTACGGAGAAAAAATGGCAGATTCCATGAGTATCAGAGACAGGCTTAGGCAGAAAGAGCAGATAGTAAAAGAAAGAGAAGCGAATAGGGGGCATCAGGCAAGGCAGAACGAAAAAGATGCAAGGCAGACAAGAATGGGCAGATAA
- a CDS encoding ParM/StbA family protein, producing MLTLAAIAKELKARGLSAAKIHLAVGLPLKWVQVQRDSFREYMMQNRHVDYKYAGKRYTVDIVDCTVMPQCYAAIAENLPDFKGMHMIADIGNGTMNVMILNNGKASESKSWTVKLGANECFMAIRNLILDRKAEELPAEIIENYLRYGSTDIGDEYKSLMEEAAKSYVDKIFAELKVHGYNPNLMKLYIMGGGAKVVELVGDYDSDNVTFNHDIRANAKGYEYFCYMKLRRQKAMASAG from the coding sequence ATCCTTACCCTTGCCGCCATTGCAAAGGAACTGAAAGCGAGGGGGCTGTCAGCCGCAAAGATACATCTTGCGGTGGGACTTCCGCTGAAATGGGTGCAGGTACAGCGTGATTCGTTCCGTGAGTATATGATGCAGAACCGCCATGTTGATTACAAGTATGCAGGAAAGCGTTATACGGTTGACATCGTGGATTGTACGGTCATGCCGCAGTGTTATGCAGCGATAGCGGAAAATCTGCCCGATTTTAAGGGTATGCACATGATAGCGGATATCGGAAATGGGACAATGAATGTGATGATACTCAATAATGGCAAGGCAAGCGAGAGCAAATCGTGGACGGTAAAGCTGGGGGCAAATGAATGTTTTATGGCAATCCGCAATCTTATACTGGACAGGAAAGCGGAGGAACTTCCGGCAGAGATCATCGAGAATTATCTCAGATATGGCAGCACTGATATAGGAGATGAATACAAGTCACTCATGGAGGAAGCGGCAAAGAGCTATGTGGATAAGATATTTGCAGAGCTAAAGGTACATGGGTATAACCCCAATCTTATGAAACTGTATATTATGGGCGGCGGTGCAAAGGTTGTGGAACTTGTGGGAGATTATGACAGCGATAATGTCACTTTCAACCACGATATACGGGCAAATGCCAAAGGCTACGAATATTTCTGTTATATGAAGCTGCGCAGGCAGAAAGCAATGGCATCAGCCGGATAA
- a CDS encoding recombinase family protein, with protein MNNRTAGDNRITALYERLSRDDDLAGDSNSIVNQKKMLEDYAKNNGYTNTVHFTDDGFSGGSFERPGWKQMLSRIENGDIGTVIVKDMSRVGRDYLQVGFYTEVFFREKGVRFIAVSNGVDSDNNTSSEFAPFLNIMNEWYLRDCSRKITAVLRAKGKEGKPITSNPPYGYVKSPDDKNLWLVDEEAAEVVKKIFRLTVEGMGPYQIAKRLMAEKVEKPSYYQATRQRGNFKTMCDFETPYNWTGGSVVRILERPEYMGDTVNFRSHKESYKDKKAVKNSSEDILIFQDTHEPIIDRRTWYLVQELRKTVRRVDTSGEGSLLTGKLYCADCGGKMHYRRSTTRAGRDWRGIPNGEVQHTSAGFNCSTYNSSRKKYKQVCCSHSIKEDTVKQLILESIQYALKSVRMDEAAFIKSMRSASEVRDKGEVKKLKTDLAKKEKRFADLDLLIKKVYEDNAMGKLPDRRYEMLSSDYEKEQQEIESSIREIQEKLMQFEDDTDRTEEFLSLVHKYTDIQELTPAIVNEFVDKIMVHKIEKTDGDRIQEIEIFLNYIGKVELPAQELSEEEMAEEEKKRKRRQYRREYQKAYRKKHRPEIRRLIEDANAADKQRQIAEAEQSADELLHTDGTEQVAAMVAGENKIIIESSLPTKEEVKAKYGR; from the coding sequence ATGAACAACAGGACGGCTGGGGACAACAGAATAACAGCTCTTTATGAGCGGCTCTCAAGGGACGATGATCTTGCGGGGGACAGCAACAGCATAGTCAACCAGAAAAAGATGCTGGAGGATTATGCAAAAAATAACGGGTACACGAACACGGTGCATTTTACGGATGACGGATTTTCCGGCGGCAGTTTTGAAAGACCGGGATGGAAGCAGATGTTAAGCCGGATTGAAAACGGCGACATCGGCACAGTCATAGTAAAGGACATGAGCCGTGTCGGGAGGGATTACCTTCAGGTAGGATTCTACACCGAGGTATTCTTCCGGGAAAAAGGTGTCCGTTTTATTGCTGTTTCCAATGGTGTTGACAGTGACAACAACACCAGCAGTGAATTCGCCCCTTTTTTGAATATCATGAATGAATGGTATCTGCGTGACTGCAGCAGGAAGATTACCGCAGTTTTGCGGGCAAAAGGGAAAGAAGGAAAACCAATCACAAGCAATCCGCCATACGGATATGTGAAAAGCCCTGATGATAAAAACCTTTGGCTTGTCGATGAAGAAGCGGCAGAAGTTGTGAAAAAGATTTTCCGTCTGACCGTGGAGGGCATGGGACCGTACCAGATTGCAAAGCGGCTTATGGCAGAAAAGGTGGAGAAACCGTCATATTATCAGGCGACAAGGCAGAGGGGCAATTTCAAAACCATGTGCGATTTTGAAACTCCCTACAACTGGACGGGCGGATCGGTGGTGCGGATACTGGAAAGACCGGAATATATGGGCGACACAGTGAACTTCCGCAGCCATAAGGAATCCTACAAGGATAAGAAAGCGGTTAAAAACAGCAGTGAGGATATCCTTATTTTTCAGGATACCCATGAACCAATCATAGACCGCAGGACTTGGTATCTGGTGCAGGAATTAAGAAAGACGGTGCGGAGAGTGGATACCAGCGGGGAAGGAAGCCTGCTGACCGGAAAGCTCTACTGTGCGGATTGCGGCGGGAAGATGCACTACCGCAGAAGCACGACAAGGGCAGGCAGGGACTGGCGCGGGATTCCGAACGGAGAAGTCCAGCACACATCCGCAGGTTTTAATTGCAGCACCTATAACAGCAGCAGAAAAAAGTATAAACAGGTGTGCTGTTCCCATTCCATAAAAGAGGATACGGTAAAACAGCTTATCCTCGAATCAATTCAGTATGCCTTAAAAAGCGTCCGCATGGACGAGGCGGCATTTATAAAAAGTATGCGGAGCGCATCAGAGGTCAGGGACAAAGGCGAAGTGAAAAAGCTGAAAACAGACCTTGCGAAAAAAGAGAAGCGCTTTGCAGACCTTGACTTACTGATTAAAAAGGTGTATGAGGACAATGCAATGGGGAAGCTGCCGGACAGACGGTATGAGATGCTTTCTTCCGATTACGAGAAGGAACAGCAGGAGATTGAGAGTTCTATAAGAGAAATTCAGGAAAAACTCATGCAGTTTGAAGATGATACGGACAGAACGGAGGAATTTCTCTCCCTTGTCCATAAGTACACCGACATTCAGGAGCTGACGCCTGCCATCGTCAATGAATTTGTGGACAAGATCATGGTTCATAAAATAGAGAAAACAGACGGCGACCGTATACAGGAGATTGAGATTTTCTTAAATTATATCGGGAAGGTGGAGCTTCCGGCACAGGAACTTTCGGAGGAAGAAATGGCGGAGGAAGAAAAGAAGCGGAAACGCCGCCAGTACAGGAGGGAATACCAGAAAGCCTACCGGAAAAAGCACAGACCGGAAATCCGGCGGCTGATTGAGGATGCAAATGCGGCAGATAAACAGAGACAGATAGCGGAAGCCGAACAGTCAGCAGATGAACTTCTGCATACGGATGGTACGGAACAGGTTGCGGCTATGGTGGCAGGGGAAAACAAGATTATTATAGAGAGCAGCCTTCCGACCAAAGAGGAAGTGAAAGCAAAATATGGCAGATAA
- a CDS encoding sigma-70 family RNA polymerase sigma factor, translating into MPKYAELPAFREQNFITEADGDMLHREARALAIQRIEESARTEADFENVLYWWDKLDANRERKERDHETGRSAVPLEWGADEFYASDKPSYDMILRRLMLAGNFLDIIFDHPETMHELVTDADLSEILKELKPHLKNMLYYLFLRDYSATEYAESIGQSDRNIRGIRETALKKIRKLYGGILTYRQENNLPMTLDEKYFLENGVRKKKSIRQLDR; encoded by the coding sequence ATGCCAAAATACGCTGAACTTCCGGCATTCAGGGAGCAGAATTTCATAACGGAAGCGGACGGGGATATGCTCCACCGTGAAGCCCGCGCCCTTGCGATCCAGCGTATTGAGGAAAGCGCAAGGACGGAAGCCGACTTTGAAAATGTGCTGTACTGGTGGGATAAACTGGACGCAAACAGGGAACGGAAAGAAAGAGACCATGAGACAGGACGCTCCGCTGTCCCATTGGAATGGGGCGCGGATGAGTTTTATGCTTCCGACAAGCCTTCCTATGACATGATTTTAAGAAGGCTCATGCTTGCGGGCAATTTCCTCGATATTATATTTGACCACCCGGAAACAATGCATGAGCTTGTCACGGATGCGGATTTATCGGAAATATTGAAGGAACTAAAGCCGCACCTCAAAAATATGCTCTATTATCTGTTTTTGCGTGATTATTCCGCAACGGAGTATGCGGAAAGTATCGGACAGTCTGACCGGAATATCAGGGGTATTAGGGAAACTGCCCTGAAAAAGATACGGAAACTTTACGGCGGCATACTCACATACAGGCAAGAAAACAACCTGCCGATGACGCTTGACGAAAAATATTTCTTGGAAAATGGAGTGCGGAAGAAAAAGAGCATCAGACAGCTTGACCGATAA
- a CDS encoding TnpV protein has protein sequence MEITYHWEGDYLIPDLKLSDTTEYHIGKYGRMRQQFLKENHGGIYSYMILSETLWKHLAEIDEECNEMMDRLVRQMAKKEGVTEQLKSDDWLCWLQKMNSIRSRAEEVVLHDLIYSL, from the coding sequence ATGGAGATTACATATCATTGGGAAGGCGACTATCTGATTCCCGACCTCAAACTTTCGGATACAACAGAATATCATATCGGAAAATATGGAAGAATGAGGCAACAGTTTTTGAAGGAGAATCATGGAGGCATTTATTCATATATGATTTTGTCAGAAACCTTATGGAAGCATCTTGCGGAAATTGATGAAGAATGTAATGAGATGATGGACAGGCTTGTAAGGCAGATGGCTAAGAAAGAGGGAGTGACGGAGCAGTTAAAATCCGATGACTGGCTCTGTTGGCTTCAAAAAATGAACAGCATCAGGAGCAGGGCGGAGGAAGTGGTGCTGCACGATCTGATCTATTCCCTTTAA